One Myxococcus guangdongensis DNA segment encodes these proteins:
- a CDS encoding B12-binding domain-containing radical SAM protein — protein sequence MRIAVISTYTHPTRLRIKEPSIMQSAVPELIAGLCPEHAQVEIFNEKEMDLPLDRHWDLVFFSYLHSYYEHTKVLSTLFRQRGMTTVAGGRHANHFPDDAQAHFDAVITGEPESNVPALIADFEQGRLQKRYALPSSGPTAIRPYRYELIDFEHNKVRLPGIEASRGCPFRCNFCVLTGHERYRYRPVAQVVDEIQTRMRWNPNYLGLMKDAFIFLDNNLGGSPKYLRELCEALIPLKKTWGCALTFNVLKDESLVKLMAKAGCRYVYTGLESLNPESIKAMNKGQNTLSEVDAVIRRVFSSGILLSFGLIVGSDGDTNEYLEKLPMYLSDLGYFSVTFLGIVCPYPETPFFRELQAENRLLPGTLSRDYDGYTLCHRPKNLHPSEVIEHFHRLCGQLGSLPNLARHYWSKLTLSNLPRYKQVITFSGPEILSIRNPLKNPARRYIAGLDALEDWDTRQMAALGLKPQQLT from the coding sequence ATGCGGATCGCCGTCATCTCCACGTACACGCATCCCACCCGTCTGCGCATCAAGGAACCCTCCATCATGCAGTCGGCCGTGCCGGAGCTCATCGCCGGCCTGTGCCCCGAGCATGCCCAGGTGGAGATCTTCAACGAGAAGGAGATGGACCTCCCCCTGGACCGTCACTGGGACCTGGTCTTCTTCTCGTACCTGCACTCCTACTACGAGCACACCAAGGTGCTCTCCACGCTCTTCCGCCAACGCGGGATGACCACCGTCGCGGGAGGCCGGCACGCCAACCACTTCCCCGACGACGCGCAGGCGCACTTCGACGCCGTCATCACCGGCGAGCCCGAGTCCAACGTCCCCGCGCTCATCGCGGACTTCGAGCAGGGCCGGCTCCAGAAGCGCTACGCCCTGCCCTCCTCCGGCCCCACCGCCATCCGCCCGTACCGCTACGAGCTCATCGACTTCGAGCACAACAAGGTCCGCCTGCCCGGCATCGAGGCGTCGCGAGGCTGCCCGTTCCGCTGCAACTTCTGCGTCCTCACCGGCCACGAGCGCTACCGCTACCGCCCCGTCGCCCAGGTCGTCGACGAAATCCAGACGCGCATGCGCTGGAACCCCAACTACCTGGGGCTGATGAAGGACGCCTTCATCTTCCTGGACAACAACCTGGGCGGCTCCCCCAAGTACCTGCGCGAGCTGTGCGAGGCGCTCATCCCCCTGAAGAAGACCTGGGGCTGCGCGCTCACCTTCAACGTCCTCAAGGACGAATCGCTGGTGAAGCTGATGGCGAAGGCGGGCTGCCGCTACGTCTACACCGGCCTGGAGTCGCTCAACCCCGAGTCCATCAAGGCGATGAACAAGGGGCAGAACACGCTCTCCGAAGTGGACGCCGTCATCCGCCGCGTCTTCTCCTCCGGAATCCTCCTGTCCTTCGGCCTCATCGTCGGCTCGGACGGAGACACCAACGAGTACCTGGAGAAGCTGCCCATGTACCTCTCGGACCTGGGCTACTTCTCCGTCACCTTCCTCGGCATCGTCTGCCCCTATCCGGAGACGCCCTTCTTCCGCGAGCTCCAGGCGGAGAACCGCCTGCTGCCGGGCACCCTCAGCCGCGACTACGACGGCTACACCCTGTGCCACCGGCCGAAGAACCTGCACCCCTCCGAGGTCATCGAGCACTTCCACCGGCTCTGCGGCCAGCTGGGCAGCCTGCCCAACCTCGCGCGGCACTACTGGTCCAAGCTGACCTTGAGCAACCTGCCCCGCTACAAGCAGGTCATCACCTTCTCCGGGCCGGAAATCCTCAGCATCCGCAACCCGCTGAAGAACCCCGCCCGCCGCTACATCGCGGGGCTCGACGCGCTGGAGGACTGGGACACACGACAGATGGCGGCGCTGGGCCTGAAGCCTCAGCAGCTCACCTGA
- a CDS encoding AAA family ATPase: MSSADIDLVLSSLRPYIPGALIRRLEDTEAHALPPVESVRGAILVLDIAGFTPIVVRLSGEGPRGIDALQRLLRGYYTEMIDVVKAHGGDIYQFAGDSILACFEPAADEGDAEAVARAARCALDVQRRLAPFSRLELLGQRFGVSSRIGIGVGESHRIVLGTTGMWMHPALVGRPLEQAVAAEKRARVGEVLLSPEAWALLPDLARVGEECDGAYRLEPSVPLEARPPPVFAAPGGEELVGRCALLLHPVLFTRITTAHQEMGGDFRELTCFFLRFKTDHGPSEVEAFTRELNAFYEYVQRESAHHGGVLLMTDFTDKGNVLYVLFGAPTAQQNKEVLASRLACKLVRERESYPYVRELQIGIATGHAYFGDMGSPWRKGYSALGEVVNLAARLMTYADGVGIHIDAQTERKLQQGGFATEFVEDATLKGVTRAVPVFRLKGEVRRSLFVKGRGGIVGRRRELGQLQTAVEESLHGEGRLCVVSGEAGIGKSRLGARVVEEAESRGARSLYGICYSYEMFTPFFPWKEVLVQLFALHEGDDVDAQLLRVRQGLDSLEDVGPEWTPVMARILGLSVEEDATTSGLDARHKNQKVFHIIFQLLEKHARKTPLLLFFEDLHWADNISVDLIEYVAARLGPLRLTLLVTMRPGEQLRAVEHLPYLRKLDVSSLDDEDTRALLRVHLRMEPPDTALEDLLLSKVQGNPFFAESIVQGLVEGGYLGPVSPGAARRELKRSLQTLVLPDSIQDVVLGRIDLLSETEKLVVKVASVIGRIFTLDAVAALAPGSVPRQRIREAIDTLTHLGLILLEVEEPFTCIFKHIVIRDAAYNTLMVSSREDLHRRLALFLEARAGENTAPSAGILAFHFLAGNDEVKGLEYTLMAARGARSQYANDDAVHHYNKAIEILALTQALDPDEVLLKTRRVMQELAETLLQAGNYAGAIHMFEQCLADEDQDPRRAELHLGLGRAHQEKGESKRAIQELERAMDLMGRPMPRTLFSLALRTLLAFGLHLLYGLFPFLARPLGPRLPVYLKQLSTLVSLIKIYYFKDLAKLTWATMVATIMAERSKGERGLSLASSYYGSLLFGSGFLGLSRRWCQRALSYARQARDPSAEGIALSRLATLSIFSNKQAEATQYAEQSMALLRQVRDMWEVQTGLMMLGSSQFLASRFEGAEAAYVEMGKMGEELHALMHQGWAHSWVPMCRYLRGEGDVGELCAELEQGLRISIEVQDLANQCASLNHLVNVTVREHQVEEAGLMAVRADEALWRYHVLVPFLQIGLVDAAEGALFALEQGAQAVPRETLWAIVRRCLFKARLLGWRYPYMKGPALRVSARALALKKGGAAAESMFLRAIKILEDTPNRWETGVAYHDAAVALPHRRAEFLARARAIFESIDAKAELRRLDRLEVELGLVPVVEALPPAGERQVSC, from the coding sequence ATGTCGTCGGCCGACATCGACCTGGTCCTCTCCTCGCTCCGGCCCTACATCCCCGGCGCGCTGATTCGCAGGCTGGAGGACACGGAGGCGCACGCGCTGCCGCCGGTGGAGTCCGTGCGCGGCGCCATCCTGGTGCTGGACATCGCGGGCTTCACGCCCATCGTCGTGCGCCTCAGTGGTGAAGGGCCGCGCGGCATCGACGCGCTCCAGCGCCTCTTGCGCGGCTACTACACGGAGATGATCGACGTCGTGAAGGCGCACGGCGGCGACATCTACCAGTTCGCCGGCGACTCCATCCTCGCGTGCTTCGAGCCCGCGGCCGACGAGGGCGACGCGGAGGCGGTGGCGCGCGCGGCCCGGTGCGCGCTGGACGTGCAGCGAAGGCTCGCGCCCTTCTCGCGGCTGGAGCTGTTGGGGCAGCGCTTCGGCGTGTCGTCGCGCATCGGCATCGGCGTGGGCGAGTCGCACCGCATCGTCCTGGGGACGACGGGCATGTGGATGCACCCGGCGCTCGTCGGCCGCCCGCTGGAGCAGGCGGTGGCCGCGGAGAAGCGGGCCCGGGTGGGCGAGGTGCTGCTGAGCCCCGAGGCCTGGGCGCTCCTGCCGGACCTGGCGCGCGTGGGGGAGGAGTGCGACGGCGCCTATCGCCTGGAGCCCTCGGTGCCGCTGGAGGCCCGGCCCCCGCCGGTGTTCGCCGCGCCGGGGGGCGAGGAGCTGGTGGGCCGCTGCGCGCTGCTCCTGCACCCGGTGCTCTTCACGCGCATCACCACCGCGCACCAGGAGATGGGCGGCGACTTCCGCGAGCTCACCTGCTTCTTCCTGCGCTTCAAGACGGACCACGGCCCGTCCGAGGTGGAGGCCTTCACCCGCGAGCTGAACGCCTTCTACGAGTACGTCCAGCGCGAGAGCGCGCACCACGGCGGCGTGCTCCTGATGACGGACTTCACGGACAAGGGCAATGTGCTCTACGTCCTGTTCGGCGCGCCCACCGCCCAGCAGAACAAGGAGGTGCTGGCCAGCCGCCTCGCGTGCAAGCTGGTGCGCGAGCGCGAGTCCTATCCCTACGTGCGCGAGCTGCAGATTGGCATCGCCACGGGGCACGCGTACTTCGGCGACATGGGCTCGCCCTGGCGCAAGGGTTACTCGGCGCTGGGCGAGGTGGTGAACCTGGCCGCGCGGCTGATGACGTACGCGGACGGGGTGGGCATCCACATCGACGCGCAGACGGAGCGCAAGCTGCAGCAGGGCGGCTTCGCCACGGAGTTCGTCGAGGACGCCACGCTCAAGGGCGTCACCCGCGCGGTGCCCGTCTTCCGGCTCAAGGGCGAGGTGCGCCGCAGCCTCTTCGTGAAGGGCCGGGGCGGCATCGTCGGCCGGCGGCGTGAGCTGGGGCAGCTGCAGACCGCGGTGGAGGAGTCCCTCCACGGCGAGGGGCGGCTGTGCGTGGTGTCCGGCGAGGCGGGCATCGGCAAGTCGCGCCTGGGCGCACGGGTGGTGGAGGAGGCTGAGTCGCGCGGCGCGCGCAGCCTGTACGGCATCTGCTACTCGTACGAGATGTTCACGCCCTTCTTCCCGTGGAAGGAGGTGCTGGTGCAGCTGTTCGCCCTGCACGAGGGCGATGACGTGGACGCGCAGCTGCTCCGGGTGCGTCAGGGGCTCGACAGCCTGGAGGACGTGGGGCCGGAGTGGACGCCGGTGATGGCGCGAATCCTCGGCCTGAGCGTGGAGGAGGACGCGACCACCTCGGGACTGGACGCGCGCCACAAGAACCAGAAGGTCTTCCACATCATCTTCCAGCTCCTGGAGAAGCACGCGCGCAAGACGCCGCTCCTGCTCTTCTTCGAGGACCTGCACTGGGCCGACAACATCTCCGTCGACCTCATCGAGTACGTGGCCGCGCGGCTCGGGCCCCTGCGCCTGACGCTGCTCGTGACGATGCGGCCCGGAGAGCAGCTGCGCGCCGTGGAGCATCTGCCGTACCTGCGCAAGCTCGACGTCTCCAGCCTGGACGACGAGGACACGCGGGCGCTCTTGCGCGTGCACCTGCGCATGGAGCCGCCGGACACCGCGCTGGAGGACCTGCTGCTCTCCAAGGTGCAGGGCAACCCGTTCTTCGCGGAGTCCATCGTCCAGGGCCTGGTGGAGGGGGGCTATCTGGGCCCGGTGTCGCCGGGCGCGGCGCGGCGCGAGCTCAAGCGGAGCCTGCAGACGCTGGTGCTGCCGGACTCCATCCAGGACGTGGTGCTCGGCCGCATCGACCTGCTCAGCGAGACGGAGAAGCTGGTGGTGAAGGTGGCGTCCGTCATCGGCCGCATCTTCACGCTCGACGCCGTGGCGGCGCTGGCCCCGGGCTCGGTGCCGCGTCAGCGCATCCGCGAGGCCATCGACACGCTGACGCACCTGGGGCTCATCCTCCTGGAGGTGGAGGAGCCCTTCACGTGCATCTTCAAGCACATCGTCATCCGCGACGCCGCGTACAACACGCTGATGGTGTCCTCGCGCGAGGATTTGCACCGGCGCCTGGCGCTGTTCCTGGAGGCGCGCGCGGGGGAGAACACCGCGCCTTCCGCGGGCATCCTGGCCTTCCACTTCCTCGCCGGGAACGACGAGGTGAAGGGCCTGGAGTACACGCTGATGGCGGCGCGGGGCGCGCGCTCGCAGTACGCCAACGACGACGCCGTCCACCACTACAACAAGGCCATCGAAATCCTCGCCCTCACCCAGGCGCTGGACCCGGACGAGGTGCTGCTCAAGACGCGCCGGGTGATGCAGGAGCTGGCGGAGACGCTGCTGCAGGCGGGCAACTACGCGGGCGCCATCCACATGTTCGAGCAGTGTCTGGCGGACGAGGACCAGGACCCTCGCCGCGCGGAGCTGCACCTGGGCCTGGGCCGCGCCCACCAGGAGAAGGGCGAGTCCAAGCGCGCCATCCAGGAGCTCGAGCGCGCCATGGACCTGATGGGGCGCCCCATGCCGCGCACCCTGTTCTCGCTGGCGCTGCGCACGCTGCTGGCCTTCGGGCTGCACCTGCTCTACGGCCTGTTCCCCTTCCTCGCGCGGCCGTTGGGGCCTCGGCTGCCCGTGTACCTCAAGCAGCTGTCCACGCTCGTCTCGCTCATCAAGATCTACTACTTCAAGGACCTCGCGAAGCTCACGTGGGCGACCATGGTGGCCACCATCATGGCGGAGCGCTCGAAGGGGGAGCGGGGCTTGAGCCTCGCGAGCAGCTACTACGGCTCGCTGTTGTTCGGCTCGGGCTTCCTCGGCCTGTCGAGGCGCTGGTGTCAGCGGGCGCTGAGCTACGCGCGGCAGGCAAGGGACCCTTCGGCGGAGGGCATCGCCCTGTCGCGCCTGGCGACGTTGTCCATCTTCAGCAACAAGCAGGCGGAGGCCACGCAGTACGCCGAGCAGTCCATGGCGCTCTTGCGCCAGGTGCGCGACATGTGGGAGGTGCAGACGGGGCTGATGATGCTGGGCTCCAGCCAGTTCCTCGCCTCGCGCTTCGAGGGCGCCGAGGCCGCGTACGTCGAGATGGGGAAGATGGGCGAGGAGCTGCACGCGCTCATGCACCAGGGGTGGGCGCACTCGTGGGTGCCCATGTGCCGCTACCTGCGCGGCGAGGGCGACGTGGGCGAGCTGTGCGCGGAGCTGGAGCAGGGGCTGCGCATCAGCATCGAGGTGCAGGACCTGGCCAACCAGTGCGCCAGCCTCAACCACCTGGTCAACGTGACGGTGCGCGAGCACCAGGTGGAGGAGGCGGGGCTGATGGCGGTGCGCGCGGACGAGGCGCTGTGGCGCTACCACGTGCTGGTGCCGTTCCTCCAGATTGGCCTCGTGGACGCGGCGGAGGGCGCGCTGTTCGCGCTGGAGCAGGGCGCGCAGGCGGTGCCGCGCGAGACGCTGTGGGCCATCGTCCGCCGCTGCCTGTTCAAGGCGCGGCTGCTCGGGTGGCGCTATCCGTACATGAAGGGCCCGGCCTTGCGCGTGTCGGCGCGCGCGCTGGCGCTGAAGAAGGGCGGCGCCGCGGCCGAGTCGATGTTCCTGCGCGCCATCAAGATTCTCGAGGACACGCCGAACCGGTGGGAGACGGGCGTGGCGTACCACGACGCGGCGGTGGCGCTGCCGCACCGTCGCGCCGAGTTCCTGGCCCGGGCGCGCGCCATCTTCGAGTCCATCGACGCGAAGGCGGAGCTGCGCCGGTTGGACCGGCTGGAGGTGGAGCTGGGGTTGGTGCCCGTGGTGGAGGCGTTACCTCCGGCGGGTGAGCGTCAGGTGAGCTGCTGA
- a CDS encoding SLOG cluster 4 domain-containing protein, producing MRKDRRIIGVFGSGRQEHLERVIPLARWIAEAGFDLLTGAGSGVMRAAADAFVQVVGRRGISIGIVPGTVKDGEYVPRQGYPNPGVELAIYTHLPLSGEQGTDPLSRNHINVLTPHALVALPGGAGTAAEAVLCARYGKPIILFGPHDAFRRFPSGLERTDSLERVAEFLRAAVLEPARSPAP from the coding sequence ATGAGAAAGGACAGGCGGATCATCGGCGTGTTCGGTTCGGGGCGGCAGGAACACCTGGAGCGTGTCATTCCGTTGGCGCGGTGGATCGCCGAGGCGGGGTTCGACCTGCTCACCGGCGCGGGCAGCGGCGTCATGCGCGCGGCGGCGGACGCGTTCGTCCAGGTGGTGGGACGGCGGGGCATCTCCATCGGCATCGTCCCCGGCACGGTGAAGGACGGCGAATACGTCCCGCGCCAGGGCTACCCCAACCCGGGCGTGGAGCTGGCCATCTACACCCACCTGCCCCTGAGCGGAGAGCAGGGTACGGATCCACTCAGCCGCAACCACATCAACGTCCTGACCCCCCACGCGCTCGTGGCCCTGCCCGGAGGCGCCGGCACCGCCGCCGAGGCCGTGCTGTGCGCCCGCTACGGCAAGCCCATCATCCTCTTCGGCCCCCACGACGCCTTCCGCCGCTTCCCCTCCGGCCTGGAGCGCACCGACTCCCTGGAGCGCGTGGCCGAATTCCTCCGCGCCGCAGTCCTCGAGCCCGCTCGCTCTCCTGCCCCCTGA